Below is a genomic region from Neurospora crassa OR74A linkage group VII, whole genome shotgun sequence.
CAGACTGCGGTAGACCCTTCCTCGAAACCAATCCGAGTTTCTCAAGTTCCTACGGCAAATGCTGCTTGAGCCCGCCTTTCGAATACCTCGAGTCTTTGTCGCTTTGACATTGTGTTACCAGCTCGTACACTCCTGGCTCCTTGAAAGCAACGTGTCTTGAAGAAGCAATAAGAAGCAATAATCCACCGAAGTTTCCTCAGGGCTGTAAGAGCATCCATCTAACTGACCCCTGACTTTGGCCAACTGTATACGGACCGGGACCTCGTAGAGGCAAACGCCACGACACTTCTACACGAACAGAACTGTGTTTATGTGCTTCAGTCACCACCGTGGTGCACAGTTTAAAAACGTCCCTTCCACCCATCAAGTCGTATTTTTTAGCCCCCCAAACATCGATGCAGTTCACAGTTCACTCCTCTTTGGCCTCGCCGCATTAAACAGCAGCATACAACCCTCCACATGCGTCTCCACCACCTCGAAATTCTCCCTCAGTCCCTTCTCGAACCCCTCCCTCTCATCCGCCCAGTTGCCAAACACTCCCGTCGCATTGTACCACTTCATGACCGTCCACGTCATGCTCCTCTTCAAAATAAAAGGTTTCTTACTACTTGTTGTACGTCCCACacttcctcccttcctcaCCGGCACTCCCGATCCCGATCCCGTGCCGCCGGACGAACCGTGACTCGGACGAGACGGATTTGCAATGTACTTCCGTCCCAGAATCGTGCAACCAACCAGGACACCATCATCCGCCAGACACGCGGCGGCGAGTTTGAAGGCGCGGTTTTTGATTTCCTGTCCCCCTTGCGCCTCGGGAGCAGCGGGAAGACAGTGAAGCAGATTGAACATGCTGACTGACTTGAACTGTTTCGAGATTTCGGACAGCTTGCCATGGGGAAAGACGAGTGACTCATCCAACACGTCGGCTTGGATGGTGGTTACGTTGACAGTTTGAGATGCCACGTTTGTTCCATGTTCCGATTgcttgccgctgccgccgttgCCGTGGCCACCTGCTGCTCTCGCCTTGTTAACAACCCCCATGATCCTCCCCTTTGCTTTTTCGAGCGCCACTGCGTTCAGATCCATCAGGGTGATCTCGATTTTGAGCTGAACCAGTTTGCTATCCTGGTCCCTCTCCAGTGGCATGAGATGCTCGTCCTTAGCAAGTCTCTCGGCCAAAGCGTCACCGATGAAGAAACCCGTGCCCACGCCAATGTCGAGGTGTTTCTCGGCGCGAAAGTTCTGTCGAAATAGGGGAATGAGGATGGTTTTAGAGGGACAACGCCAGAGATGGGTCATGCTGAAGCCGAGGACATATTTGTCGTACGCGGTCAGCATGAGGGGCTTGCTGTAGATACTGGCGCCCGATTTGGTGTTGATCTGGGGAGCTGAGGTGAGGGTGGTGTTGTCATCGGGGATGGTTGTGGCGGctattgttgttgtcgtcgccgTGGGGTGAGGAGGTAGTGGTTTGGAAGAATTGGTGGCTTCTGTGCCGCTGGTGTTTCCAGCTGGCGAGACCATCTTGAGAAACTGCCTGGTGGTGTAGATTTTTGACGAGATGTCTGTGTTTGGTTTGATCGCTTGACGAGTGAGATGGAGCTGAAGGGTTGTTGACTTTCGTCGGTTGTCGAAGCTGTCACGACTTGCTGAAGACGAAAGAGGACGTTTTTGTGCGGCTGAAAGATGGCATACCACGCAGACGATGACTGACGGAAAAGTGAGGCGAAGAGGCTGATTGAGAAATGCGTAGACTATATATAGATCGCCGCAGATTCGGTTGATGCAATCTCGAGATTTGTGTGTCTGGCGGGTATTCCAGTTTCTTACTGCCGAGAACCCTTCCGAGGGAATCTTGACAAGCGCCACGAGTCTGTTTGGTTTGTGCACAAGCCGGTCCGCTCCTTGATCGGGTTTTAATCTCAACGTGTCGATAAGCGAATCTCGACGGGTAATACGTCGAACAGGATAAAAGGACACGCGGAAATAGGGAAACTTGGCCTGTGAACGGAGTTAGTGAGGTTGACGAGAAGTCAAACATGTACGTATGCTCTATCGGCTCCGGGTTTACCAACAAAGTTCCTCTGGGTCTCACCTCAGTATCGGCAAGAGGAAGTTGAATCAGACAAGAGCCGAAGTTTTGTTGGGTGGCGTCTGCTATCACTTCATCTTCTCGAGTTAGCCAGCTAAGTTATAGAGCAAGCAAAGACGTGAGGCACAAACCAAACTAAGACGGCGGGAGGCAGACGTCTGGGTCTACCCAAGGTCTTCACCCCGAAAGAAAATGGACACAACTGAGATATGCTTCGTAGACACCCGTCAAGACTGCGGCAGGGTGATGTTCGTGGATACGTTTGATTGCGAGGTGACAATGATGTGTAAAGAAGTAATCAACGCGCCGAGGTCAACAAAATTTAAAGTCTTCATGAGTGAGAGGTGGAAGGGAGAAACGCGACCTTATTCAAATTCCCCTGAGCTAGTAACAATGTCTAGAACCAGTTATGAGATAAACCCCCCTCATGTTTGCTCGATATTCCCATCTCGGTCTAGCGCGCCGACTCAGGAATCGAACCTTCCTTTCACCTTCGTGGCTGTAATCTCTCCCTTGCATTTCACTTCTCATAATCTCCACCGACTGCTTCTGCCCCTgtggaggtacctacctctagataaGGTACGCCTCTATCTTGTCCAATCACGCCATGATGGGCATCAGATTACAATTGAAGAAGGAACAAACCTCCTGTAATTGAGTGAAGTGAGGTAACCAGCAGAGGCCTGAGAGAGTCAAAGAATCTAGTAGAATACCAACATTGCTGAAGTTGAAAGCTTGGAGGGCGATTTCTCATACCACACCAGGCAGGTTGGCGAGATTGTTCCTTTTGCTTCCTAGAATGCTTCAAGGTTTCATGACCCATTTAGAGGACAAAGTCCATCATGATTCTTTCCCGGAACCGATGCTGTATAAATTACGATCTTGTCGCACCTTCCTCCAGTTCAGTCATTTGGGCCGAGCAAACGAGCATCTGCACCATTTGTCCTCGCTACTGACGAAAGAAGAACCGGCGGGAACGCAAAAGAGAATTCAGGGCGTGAGGTCAGGTTACAAAGGGGGGGTAGTTGGTGACCGAGAGGATCATGTATAAAACTTCAAAGTCGAGGGCAAAGTTCAatgatacctctaccttacACGAGACGgcactacctctagggtgATCATCAAGTGTTGTGTCCAGGTGATGTGAATCTTGAGTTCTCTCTCTCTAGGCACAATAATAAAACAAAAGCGTAGAAAATTCGAAGGAATCGCTGTTAGAACGCCGAGTGATGTGTCCGATGACCCGTGATCTCCACCTCTGAGTATTTCAAATACCTCCGTCCTTCCCTTTGTGTCGCCGCACTGATGTCGTAGCTTTTCGCAGtcccagcttccacttcgcTTTACATGACGACGCAGCACCCGCTGCTCCTACCTTCCTCCAGAACCATTCACCCGCTCACAGTGATCTGACGGACAGACTTCGTGTTATCCCAAACCGACCGCCATCCACCTCAAAGTCCATCCACCCCTGGCCATATGCCACAAAGGCCCACCGCTATTCTCAAAACACCCAACCATGTACACGAAAAGGCCCCTGTACCCAGACACCACGCTTAGTCTCGTAGACGCCACCCCATACCGTTCGATTTCTCAAGTGTTGACATACCCCTCTACAACGCTTGCGACTTGTTCTCTCTACAAACTAAATGGTCTCACGACACACAATGGAGCTTCAAGAACAAGCCCCAAGCGTTGCAAAGGGGTTGTCCATCCGGGACTCGGGAGTGCAGCAGGGCGAGCAGCCTGGCCCACCGCTTACGGCTGGTAAGGCGCAGGCGCAGGCGCTGCGTAGGGACCAGGGTAGTGGTGAGGAGGCGGGTAGTGCTCTTCTCGAGGAGGTGGGTAGTACTCCTCTCGAGGAGGCGGGTAGTAGTACTCCCCATGATGAGGAGCCGCGCCAGGAACCACAGGGGGAGCCGGGTAGTGAGGCTGCGGGGCAGGCGGAGGCGCGACGtccggcggcggaggaggagggcgagccGTCAGCGAGATTTGGGCACCCCGGCCCCATTTGTGGACGGCCAGGGCGACCGTCATCCTTGCCAGGGCCTGGTCGCCGTGGGCCTTGACGTGGTGGTCGGCGATCCAGGTCGGACCATCGGCCGCCTGCAACGGGCCGGCGCTGACCCAAAACAAGCACGAGGGACCCATCTGCCTGACGGCCAAGGTGATGAGCGGGCGGATGATGTCCGCTTCGCCTTCGGCGCTGATGGACTGGTTGAATGTGGCAACGTCTATGGTAGAAAGACCTGAGTTAGTTGTTCTGCTACGGAAATGACGTTGAGGAGATGGCTCATGTTTGTGATTTGCATACCGTAATCGTCTTCGGGCACGGGGCGAGCTTCAGCTTTGGAGACAAATTTAGTTAGTTTCCATTCACGATGGGTGGGGAGAATGGATTGTTTATTGCTTACCAAGAACGCGGTTTCCGAAGTCGACTTGACCCCAGCCCTCAACGTGGCGGATGTCAGCTGTGGAGGCAAGCTGAGTTAGCTCTTCTTCCCGATAATTGAGGAAGATGGATCTtccactagaggtacttacccGGAGCAACAGGAGCGCGGTTCTCGTGGTCTACGAGATCCCGGTTCTCAACGTGATGACCAGCAGCTGTGGAAGAAAGATGAGTCAGAGGTAGTTCTTGTTGTCTTTGagtgagatggatggattccTCAGGTACTTACCAAGGGGAGGAGCGCGGTCCTCTACGCCCGCGGGGTTCGCAACGCGACCACGATTGCGCCTGCGGTCACggaggtggttgtggtttcggttgtggtggtggtggtggtggttgtggtggtggtggttgttgttgttgttgttggcgttcATTTTGGTACTGCTGTGTTCTTCTTGCAGTTATATTTGTTGCACAGCAAAGTACGAGGCGACTGCAGTTGTTGGTGAGGAGAGAAGGTGGTTGTTTGAGAGAAGAGTTTTCTGAGGAAGAACGAGAGGAAAGTTGAGGAAGATTTCATCAACCGATGGAATATTGTGGGGGCATGGACCGAGACAGGACCTCGAAGGCAGCAGTACAGGTACCAGGAGGACAGAAATCTGTAAAGTTGGAAGGAGCGGAAATAGGGAGAAGGCAGAGTGACGTTTCCTCTCATTTCTATGCGGCCTGCCCGGTCTGGTTGCCCCGTAACAGACTTcatcctttctctctctcctccactCCAACTGGGTGTCAGCCTAGCCTTACACAAGCTCGTATATATAGAACCCATTGCCTTCATCTTGTCCCAAGTTCTCGTCCGGGCTGTCGGTCTCCCGATTGTATTGTGCTGCTGTTTCCAAGCAGTCAAGGAACTTTGCAAGTTCGGGGTACTGCTCAGGCTCAAGCTCAGGAGAGTAACGGTGTTTCAGCTTGGTATTCAATGGGCCGTTCAGATACGGATCAGATCTCAGTAAGCctatcttctctttctcaaaTTCATCAGGCAGCCGAGGAAAAAGGAAGTGGGAATGAATACTTTCCAACATCAGTTCCTCATACTCGGCACTGTCGATACTAGAGAGGTGCTGGTTTGGGGGATAAAGCTCTTGAGACATTTCGAACACTCCCAATCTTTCGAATGTTCCTTTCCGTCCCGATGATGTCAGCGCGGGTCTTAGAAATAGTCCCTGGAGGTCCAAAATGTAGGGTACAGGTGACTCGAGGCCGAAAGAGTAGGGATCTATGTAAGAAACTTGGAGAGGTGCAAGGTAAATGATCGCTAAGCCATGgtattcttcttcatcccaaAATAGCTCCAGATCTGGTGGTGAAGCCTCCATACCATCCCTGTCTTCACCCAAATCGCACCTCCACTTTGGTTCCAAGTCCAAAGCCGTGCTTGTCGCAAGACGACTAGCTCGTACATGTAGCAATGGGCCTCTAATCCTGACCCTTCCGCCACTTCGTACCTGGCCAAACAAGTTTGTTGGCGTGACTGGAGAGACCATAGCCTCCAAGATCTCAGCAAGGCTGTCCACAGCCGGGCGTTCATCTTGATAAAGTACACTAAATTCGCATTGGGCGCTTAATGAAGCCCAAGACCAGGAAGGAGCTATACCAGTATTTCGTCCTTTGCTTTGTTCAATGTCCACGCATCTCCAGAGAAGGTTCTCTCGAAGGTTGCAGGACCATAGACCGGCAAGGTAGGTAACGCCATCCCATCCATTGCTCAAATGCTCTGCGAGACCCGAAATGGCCACAAGTTTATCTGACTGTTTAGTAAGATTCCTACCGGAGTATTCAGCGACCAACGATGCCCAGGCCTCCAGTCGTTCGGCGTCAAGAAGCCGCTCGCGTTGAAACAACTTCATCCGAGAAGATGTAAACACCCCATTCCCTAAATACCCTGAAAGCGCCGGTGGGACTGAAGTTGACTGCATATCTATAGTCCCTGAAAGCGCCCATGTGACTGAACCTGCCCCTGGAAAGAATTCGCTTGCTTTGCTCATGGAGCATTCCCAGTAAAGCTCCTGGCGTCCAAAAATAAGGGTACGCCGCGGTAAGATTTGCTCCTGGAGAACCCAGCCTCTTCTGTATAGTATAGAAGGACCTCTCAATTCATAGTGTAGTGCTAGTGTGCTGTACGTATCTAGCCTCATGAGCCAAGGCACGAATGACAGAGGATGCCTTGGAAAAAAGAAGCCTCCGCTGGAGTTTGGCGATACAGCGGCGGCTAGATTGAGGTGCGTGTTCTGGTAAACAAAATGCATCTTGGCGGATTCTGCTACCCAATCGTCAGGCGAGTCTTGAATGATACACAGGGAATCGATCCACAAGAATTGTACGTTTAGTCTTTGAGTTAGCAGAATTGCATCCTGGAAAGTCCTTGGTAACTCGTCGAGCGCGAACCCCTTCAACCGGGAGGCATAGTTGTTTAGGAGAAGACGTGCTGGTACTGAATCGCCCCAGCAATGACTTAGTGTCATGTATCTTTGCTTCTGAAAGTCCATTCCGGTAGTTTCGGTAAGCTTAACCGTACGGCTGCCCATACATCCTACATCCAGGAATCGGGCGGGATATTTGCCTTGTGAGTTCTCGTGGATACCGCTAACTCTATTGCATGATGGATGGCTGGACACACAGTTCTCAAGCCACCGGAACGCTTGATCCAAACTTGCTTCGCTCCCCGTGTGTAGACTTTTTGGGACTTCCGCAAACAGATGATCTGGAGATGGAAAACCCATAAGGTTAGAGGTAGCTTCCACGGATTATGGATATGGTAAACGACTCACCATGCTCTTCCCGATGGGGAAGTAATTCACATCGTTCGCAATTGGTAAGCTCGGTGGGCTTACCATCTTCGCCCACAACATCGAGACGTAAACGAATGCTATCGTAAACAGGTTTGGAGTGGACCGAAACACTCGCTGAAAAACATAAGGCTTTCTCGCGTCCGGTAGAGGTAACTAGTGTGTCAATAGCGGGTTCTATCTCTGTCCCCAATAACACCCCTTGCGACACGACAGGTTGTAGAGACGGGTGAACTTGCTCATTGGGCTTCATGTCGTGGCCTGTGATAAGGTGGGCGCTTTCGGACACTAAAACTTGAGCAAcccaagaacaacaagaatGGCATTCACCCTTCGACGCCGAGTTCAATAGTTCTCCCAAGGTGCCAAAGGGCACATTATCTGTGTCTACCACCCGAAGGTCATCGCCACGAGCGATGTTGGCACGTTGATATGCAAGCGCGATGCTCTTGAACATGCTGTCGCATCTTAAGCAAAGACGATTAAATGCTTTTTCTGAAAGGTGTAACTCGCCCGACGGTGTCGTATAAGTCGGAGGCATCTTGATTTTGGGAGATCGTTCAGGTCGTGAAAGATTGATGGCACTGTTCGGATGTTGTGcgtggatgttgatgttggatgCTCCTGAGAAGGAATCGAGATGGAAGTGGTCAAGTCAGAATGAAAGCGGGGTAATGGCAAGTTGAGGACCGGCTGAGATAACAAGCGGAAGTTTTATCTCTAGTAGGCTACTAACAGCCGTTCACAACAAGGCCATTGCAAAGTATTTGGCCATTGACTGCATAGTATGCAGGTGTGTTCAAGGTTGTTGTAGACCGGCGACGAGAATGGCTGGTTCGTGATTGCCATTCATCATGGAATCACACTGCCACAAACATTTCGGGAAAGAGCCAATGAAATTCGATTTCTGCAGGCAGCAGCAAAACAACTCGCGGGCTTTATGCCCCTGTGATTGCGCTGGTGATGGACCAAATCTCAAGCCACCATCTCCTACGTCCCTCCAACCAGACCGCTGAATCGCAATCCATCGATGTCGTTGTTTACCAGGACTGCGCTTCGAATATGGGTAAGGTAAGAAGTCGATATCCGCAAAGTCAATGTATGTCTAGGAACGGGATCCCACAGGCAGACCGAGCCTCCTGAACCCATGCAGCCAGCCTTCAAGAGTCGAAATCGTGCTTTTAGTCGCTTATATATCAACCAGAGCTGCCTGACTCATTGTCTCATACCCAATGTCCAAACGTAACAGAGGATCAAACCAAACTGTATTGGAATGTGCTGCCCAGTGACCAAGACGGAGACGTGGCgcagcggcaccaccaccaccaaacagTCAGGCTCTTGTTTGTTATTCACAGGTGTCTCATTTGTGTCATCAGGTCATCGCCGTACAACATCCAGCCTGCGACGAGCCGCATGGCTCTGCTGCCCTGGCAGCCCTGCTATCGGCCTTTTCTGGAACACTGCTTGACAGGGCAACATCAGTGCCAGCAAACATTTCGGCAACGATGTATCACCAGAAGGACTAGACCAGACTGCGCTCAACTCAATGATGACAGTAAGTGTATCGACACAATTCCAGACCAAGAACACGGACATGACACACCACTGACAGTGTCACTCTCAAGCACTACATACATAACATCTACCTCACCGGTTTGCCAACATCTTGAAGAGTGACACATGTACGAACTATCCGGGTAGAGGGTTAAGTTCCTCTACTAGGCGACATTAATCATGGTCTCTCAAGCGAGAGGACACACACTGCTTCACAAGTGAGCCCACCGCAGCATTTGTCGAAGGAACCACATGTGAAGAACATGTTTGGTGCCAAGGTAGCACGAAAGCGGTAACGGCATGCATCTTGGTTTCGCAATGGTGTCCGGCTCTCGGGGGGGCTCTGCTGTTCGTCACAATCTTGGAAAGGGGAGTTGTCGCAAGGACACACCTCAACATTCCCTCCCTCATTTGCACGTACCTCGAATTATAAACCAAACTTGGAATACTTACAagcacatacgaccatacccactggaaaactcgggatcccgtccgctctcccatagataagccagtgagggccagactagtagttgggtcggtgacgaccagcgaatccctggtgttgtatgtcttttttctttttttcttgctttctttttcttgttttctttttttcttttcttttacaAGCTGCTTTTCTCTCAATTTTGTGGACTCTGTGACCTCTGTGAGACTGGAGTATGCCTCACCTTTGTACCTATTTAAGGTTGAGCCGCATGGTTTCCACACTTCTACTGAATAGCCAAGCATCTCTGTCCCCGTCGTAACTCCTGGTCGCACATGGGGTTACTTCTCCAACTCATATCTGTGgcttaggtacctctaggtatggCATCACAAGTGTTTGACATGTCGTGGTGGTATTGAACTCGGGAAAAATCATTGAAGGCGTCTGCCGGTCGGTGAAAGTATAACAGTCGCCCGAAGAGACCACAGCTGATCATATAGAGGTACATTACCCTGATCTTAGTTCAAGATGCCACTTCAATATTTGAGCTTGGTATATCCAGCTCTGGAACTCATCGATCCTCTATTTGCGATAACATCAACTCGATAACATCatccaacttccactttaCTCCTCGCAAATCTCAACCATTGCACAATGCCAGGAACCCGCCGCTACCCACCGGATCGCATCCGGTACGCCACCTACATCTGGCCAGCAGACTGGCAGCCAgacacaacatcaacatcaacatcaacatcaacatcaacatcaacatcaacatcaacatcaacctcaaTAACATCATCTAATCACTACGAcctacaacaacagcagcaacagcagcagcaagaaaaCTACACCTGCTGCATCCGCCCCTCCTCATACTACTACGTAACACCCAGCCCCGAAGCTTTCCAACGCCACCGTTTCGTTCTCTCCCGCTGCGAACAGCTCGATCCTTCGCTTCTCCATCGTCACGGCTACAGCCAACTCATAAGCGACGCCACGAGCGTAGTCCTCTGGGCGATTTGGACACACCTCGTTTATGATGCCGATTTGGTGTACATGAGCGTCGATTACTTTTGCTGGTTGGTTGATTGGTTGTTGTGGATGGTTTATGGttcgttttcttttcttctttttttgttcttcgtCCAAATTCACACCTCCAGATCGGGTTgggttttgggtttggggtTCTTCATTCGAGTCCTCCATTTATTTTGACAGGCTTATCAAATTGCGAAGAATACCTATGATCTGATAAAGGAAAACAGTCCCAAACGAACCCTTCCCCTTCGCCTCCCACCCGCCTATCAAAACCGGACCGCCCTACAGCGACGTAGTTCAGTACTTCCTCTGCCGCGGCTCTGCATGCGACGACGGATTGCATTCATGTTTAcaaattatttttactacGAATGCATACATGAACTGCAGTAGCAACAGTAGCAGGTACCACACCCGCTGGAAGATGCAGCAGGCCATTCGGGACATCTTCACCGGAGGAGGACAGGGGTATTTGGTGGGTTATGGCGGGAATTCCACTTGTCATGTCTGCGGAGGACCTGGGGTGAACTTGACTATGAGAGTGCACACAAACATGCCGCTGGTGGTTCCAAATTGTGCGTGTATACTACCCTGGCCGGTATGTGAGCCGGCtgtggtgccggtggtgaGGGTTGAGGAGAGGATAGAGTGGAAGaaaacgaaaaagaaaattaaggAGTCGGGGTGTTTGGTTATGTAGAGGTGGGAATATCACGAGCTGATGCTTCTTGtagggtacctaggtagtggTGGTTGAGTATGGCTTGAAAGGGTCATATCCCTCTCTATGATGCTTGAAGAAGGAACAATGCTTGAAGCGATGGCAAAAGCAATTCAAAGCAAGCATGTATTGTACAGCGTGAATGTGCGCTTGGACGACCAATAGTATCTAACTTCATTACACAATATCATTAACAGGTACCCAACTACGTAACTTGTCGGTAGGATACATTGACCGACAAGGTACTAGTAGAACAGGTGTGTAGTAACAAAGTCTTCTGAAGTCGTATTGCACGAGGCGCGAGAACCCGAAGCTGATTAATTCCctgcccctcccccttttcccctcctcctctcccttcaTCAGTGTCTTTCCATTTTTGGATCAATCCGTGTACTTGAAACTGGATGATTTGTCATTGCCCAAGACATACGACACTTGCCCGTAACTCTTCATCACTCCCTTCCCAGTTTTCGCTTCGAATCGTGCTCATCATCCGGTTTTGTTCCTTTTTCCCTCTCGATCTAAcaaaggagaaaggaaagaaaaacatCATCAGATCAGAATCCCCACGAGTCCGGTCTATCCCGCCAATTCGACGGACCCGCATGTCCTTCCCTCGGCGCCgccatcgacgacgacgacgacatctgCGTCGTTGACAACCCCGACTGTCTCATCGGCATCGGCATAGGCTGCAACGGCTGAAACTGCATCGCCTGACTATGCGACGTGCTCGGCGGCAACGCCCAGGACGCGGTACTGTTGCTGCAAGCGGTGGAAGGCGGCAACATCGAGGCAGAAAAGATGCCGCTGCTAGCAATACTGACGCCGCCAAGCGATTCGACGCTGTTGCCGCGCGAGTGGTGGGAGTGTGTCGGCGAGGGGGGTTGCGGGAAGTAATCGGACATGCTGGTGGACACGCGTTCGAACATGCTGTGACGGTTTTCATTGGGCGTCGGGGACCTGAGGCCGTGAGCCGTGTCGAGGCCGGGCGGTGGG
It encodes:
- a CDS encoding TOL; protein product: MPPTYTTPSGELHLSEKAFNRLCLRCDSMFKSIALAYQRANIARGDDLRVVDTDNVPFGTLGELLNSASKGECHSCCSWVAQVLVSESAHLITGHDMKPNEQVHPSLQPVVSQGVLLGTEIEPAIDTLVTSTGREKALCFSASVSVHSKPVYDSIRLRLDVVGEDGKPTELTNCERCELLPHREEHDHLFAEVPKSLHTGSEASLDQAFRWLENCVSSHPSCNRVSGIHENSQGKYPARFLDVGCMGSRTVKLTETTGMDFQKQRYMTLSHCWGDSVPARLLLNNYASRLKGFALDELPRTFQDAILLTQRLNVQFLWIDSLCIIQDSPDDWVAESAKMHFVYQNTHLNLAAAVSPNSSGGFFFPRHPLSFVPWLMRLDTYSTLALHYELRGPSILYRRGWVLQEQILPRRTLIFGRQELYWECSMSKASEFFPGAGSVTWALSGTIDMQSTSVPPALSGYLGNGVFTSSRMKLFQRERLLDAERLEAWASLVAEYSGRNLTKQSDKLVAISGLAEHLSNGWDGVTYLAGLWSCNLRENLLWRCVDIEQSKGRNTGIAPSWSWASLSAQCEFSVLYQDERPAVDSLAEILEAMVSPVTPTNLFGQVRSGGRVRIRGPLLHVRASRLATSTALDLEPKWRCDLGEDRDGMEASPPDLELFWDEEEYHGLAIIYLAPLQVSYIDPYSFGLESPVPYILDLQGLFLRPALTSSGRKGTFERLGVFEMSQELYPPNQHLSSIDSAEYEELMLESIHSHFLFPRLPDEFEKEKIGLLRSDPYLNGPLNTKLKHRYSPELEPEQYPELAKFLDCLETAAQYNRETDSPDENLGQDEGNGFYIYELV